Proteins encoded together in one Micromonospora kangleipakensis window:
- a CDS encoding 2-keto-4-pentenoate hydratase, translating to MEAGRRRTDRGRDVYDEQLVRAFVEARLNGVASPGATAATHEVHEALGLQLAVLDRLVAAGERLAGWKVGLTSGPRRDVMGKGFRPFGYLLESRTLGSGDVLGHDRIRSCYLEPELCLVLGAPLRGDHLDPAAARSAVRAVAPAFELNERRLSAQADDPTTIADGLGNWGIVVGPEAPVRSALTGTTVELRHEDALVATRTPGDAMDDPFLSLSRLCALLHRYGRGLEAGQRVITGSFCNQSVQGPGTWRAVFSNIGDVTVRFA from the coding sequence GTGGAAGCCGGCCGCCGCAGAACCGACAGAGGACGCGACGTGTACGACGAGCAACTGGTGAGGGCCTTCGTCGAGGCGAGACTGAACGGCGTTGCCAGCCCCGGCGCGACCGCCGCCACTCACGAGGTCCACGAGGCACTGGGCCTGCAGTTGGCCGTCCTCGACCGGCTGGTGGCCGCAGGCGAGCGACTGGCCGGCTGGAAGGTGGGACTCACCTCCGGCCCGCGTCGGGATGTGATGGGGAAGGGCTTCCGGCCGTTCGGTTATCTCCTGGAGAGCCGTACGCTCGGCTCGGGGGACGTGCTCGGGCATGACCGGATCAGGTCGTGCTACCTGGAGCCGGAGCTGTGCCTCGTGCTGGGCGCGCCGTTGCGCGGCGACCACCTCGATCCGGCAGCCGCGAGGTCCGCCGTGCGGGCGGTCGCGCCGGCGTTCGAACTGAACGAACGCCGGCTGAGTGCGCAGGCGGACGACCCGACCACCATTGCCGACGGCCTGGGCAACTGGGGCATCGTGGTCGGCCCGGAGGCGCCCGTGCGGTCCGCCCTCACCGGGACCACGGTCGAACTGCGGCACGAGGACGCCCTGGTCGCCACCCGGACCCCCGGTGATGCCATGGACGACCCGTTCCTGTCACTGTCGCGCCTCTGCGCGCTGCTGCACCGGTACGGCCGCGGGCTCGAAGCCGGCCAACGGGTGATCACGGGATCGTTCTGCAACCAGAGCGTGCAGGGTCCGGGCACCTGGCGTGCCGTCTTTTCGAACATCGGAGACGTGACAGTGCGGTTCGCATGA
- a CDS encoding SLC13 family permease — protein sequence MSVELVSILVLALIFLIATVRPVNLGALAIVAAFIVGISVLDGADLGEKTDAVFAGFPGDLFVILVGVTYLFAIAKANGTVDWLIQTAVRLVGGRVGLIPWIMFLVTACLTAIGAVVPAAVAIIAPIGLGFARRYKINPLMMGLLIINGASAGGFSPISIFGSITNGVVEKAGLPGNPTLLFLASFLVNLAISLVAYFMWGGRELLTRRALDTGTGTIDQADLVSATPTGTTRDRRAEPATDPATEGASDSGVSLANEGAAGARPAGGTVAVSAAPSPVPAQATRSSGGAATTTTVPAEAEAPLQLDRDRIMTVVGLLGLAVAALFFDLNVGMVAVTVAAILTLLSPESAKNAVNHVAWPTVLLVCGIVMYVGVMQSIGTIDWLGKEVATIGAPLMAALVICFIGGAVSAFASTTGILGALIPLAVPFLTGNNAVGAVGLITALALSSSIVDSSPYSTSGALTVANANEEQRDYVYKGLMRWGFSMVVIIPIVTWLIFVVPGWL from the coding sequence ATGTCGGTAGAGCTCGTCTCGATCCTCGTCCTAGCCCTCATATTCCTGATAGCCACGGTCCGACCGGTGAACCTCGGCGCGCTCGCGATCGTCGCCGCCTTCATCGTCGGCATCTCCGTCCTCGACGGGGCGGACCTCGGCGAGAAGACCGATGCCGTCTTCGCCGGCTTCCCCGGCGATCTGTTCGTCATCCTCGTCGGCGTCACGTACCTGTTCGCCATCGCGAAGGCCAACGGCACGGTCGACTGGCTCATCCAGACCGCGGTCCGACTGGTCGGCGGCCGGGTCGGCCTGATCCCGTGGATCATGTTCCTGGTGACCGCCTGCCTCACCGCGATCGGGGCCGTGGTCCCGGCGGCGGTGGCGATCATCGCCCCGATCGGCCTGGGCTTCGCGAGGCGGTACAAGATCAACCCCCTCATGATGGGCCTGCTGATCATCAACGGGGCCAGTGCCGGCGGCTTCTCGCCGATCAGCATCTTCGGCAGCATCACCAACGGGGTGGTCGAGAAGGCGGGCCTGCCGGGCAACCCGACGCTGCTCTTCCTGGCCTCGTTCCTCGTCAACCTCGCCATCAGCCTCGTCGCGTACTTCATGTGGGGCGGCCGCGAACTGCTCACCCGCCGGGCCCTCGACACCGGCACCGGCACGATCGACCAAGCCGATCTGGTCAGCGCCACCCCCACCGGTACGACGAGGGACCGGCGCGCGGAGCCGGCCACCGACCCCGCCACGGAGGGAGCCTCGGACTCCGGCGTCAGCCTCGCCAACGAAGGCGCCGCCGGCGCCCGTCCGGCTGGCGGCACCGTCGCGGTCAGCGCGGCCCCTTCGCCCGTGCCCGCCCAGGCGACCAGGTCGTCCGGGGGAGCCGCCACCACCACGACCGTGCCGGCCGAGGCGGAGGCGCCGCTCCAGCTGGACCGGGACCGCATCATGACGGTGGTCGGGCTGTTGGGCCTCGCCGTCGCCGCGCTCTTCTTCGACCTCAACGTCGGCATGGTCGCCGTCACCGTGGCCGCGATCCTCACCCTGCTCTCACCGGAGTCGGCCAAGAACGCCGTCAACCACGTCGCCTGGCCCACCGTGCTGCTCGTCTGCGGCATCGTCATGTACGTCGGCGTCATGCAGAGCATCGGCACGATCGACTGGCTCGGTAAGGAGGTCGCCACCATCGGCGCCCCGTTGATGGCCGCGCTCGTCATCTGCTTCATCGGCGGTGCGGTGTCCGCGTTCGCCTCGACGACCGGCATCCTCGGCGCCCTGATTCCGCTCGCCGTACCGTTCCTGACCGGCAACAACGCCGTCGGGGCGGTCGGGCTGATCACCGCTCTGGCGCTCTCGTCGTCCATCGTCGACTCGAGCCCGTACTCGACGAGCGGTGCCCTCACCGTCGCCAACGCGAACGAGGAACAGCGGGACTACGTGTACAAGGGCCTCATGCGCTGGGGCTTCAGCATGGTGGTGATCATCCCCATCGTCACCTGGCTCATCTTCGTCGTGCCCGGCTGGCTCTGA
- a CDS encoding tyrosine-type recombinase/integrase, which produces MAGRPGRCRPEVASRPGPGRRGPLAGRLDDLTFHDLRHTGQTLAAQTGATLADLMKRLGHSSMAAARRYLHAVDGRDREIAKALSELAAHGDVARLRRHITMRG; this is translated from the coding sequence GTGGCCGGCCGGCCCGGCCGATGCCGGCCGGAGGTCGCCAGCAGGCCGGGGCCGGGCCGGCGCGGCCCGCTTGCGGGCCGCCTTGATGATCTGACCTTCCACGATCTGCGGCACACCGGGCAGACCCTGGCCGCGCAGACAGGGGCGACCCTGGCCGACCTGATGAAGCGACTCGGGCACTCGTCCATGGCGGCGGCTCGCCGGTACCTGCACGCCGTCGACGGGCGCGACCGTGAGATCGCCAAAGCCCTGTCGGAGCTCGCCGCGCACGGTGATGTCGCGCGACTGCGCCGGCACATCACCATGCGCGGCTAG
- a CDS encoding nitroreductase family deazaflavin-dependent oxidoreductase, whose protein sequence is MVLPRRLARFNRVVTNRVTGPLAGRLPGFGVIIHRGRRSGREYRTPINIFRTSDGYVAALTYGVTDWARNVLAAGGCELEIRGRRVPLTDPRVVHDPTRRDMPPVVRQLVGMIGVTDFLHLRTVPHADHVN, encoded by the coding sequence ATGGTGTTACCCAGACGGTTGGCGCGGTTCAACCGGGTCGTCACCAACCGCGTGACCGGTCCGCTGGCCGGGCGGTTGCCCGGCTTCGGCGTCATCATCCATCGGGGCCGCCGCTCCGGTCGCGAGTACCGGACGCCGATCAACATCTTCCGGACGTCCGACGGTTACGTCGCCGCGCTGACCTACGGGGTCACCGACTGGGCGAGAAACGTGCTGGCGGCCGGCGGCTGTGAGCTGGAGATCCGCGGCCGGCGAGTGCCCCTCACCGATCCCCGCGTCGTGCACGACCCCACCCGCCGGGACATGCCGCCGGTCGTCCGCCAGCTCGTCGGGATGATCGGCGTGACGGACTTCCTCCATCTCCGCACCGTGCCCCATGCCGACCACGTCAACTAG